One region of Limibacillus sp. genomic DNA includes:
- a CDS encoding MoxR family ATPase — translation MSMTDNPETGPNGALADEEVAARVEALGQRLQEVRGAIGEVIFGQETVIERTLITLIAGGHCLLVGVPGLAKTRLVETLGTVFGLEDKRVQCTPDLMPADILGSEVLEVDDSGRRSFRFIEGPVFCQLLMADEINRASPRTQSALLQAMQEHRVTVSGQPRELPTPFHVLATQNPLEQEGTYPLPEAQLDRFFMEIDVDHPDLDAERRMLIETTGSKQTGARQIMSAEELIEAQGLVRRVPVGDKVVEAILSIVRSGRPEHSELSEIQNQVAWGPGPRASQALMLAVRARAVIEGRFAPSIDDVVNLAAPVLRHRMALTFAARAEGVTIDDVIERLTAPHA, via the coding sequence ATGAGCATGACCGACAATCCCGAAACCGGCCCGAACGGCGCCCTGGCGGACGAAGAAGTCGCCGCGCGCGTCGAAGCCCTCGGCCAGCGCCTGCAAGAGGTTCGCGGCGCGATCGGCGAGGTGATCTTCGGCCAGGAAACAGTCATCGAGCGCACGTTGATCACGCTGATCGCCGGCGGGCACTGCCTTCTGGTCGGCGTGCCGGGATTGGCGAAGACCCGGCTCGTGGAGACTCTCGGCACGGTCTTCGGGCTGGAGGACAAGCGGGTGCAGTGCACGCCCGACCTGATGCCCGCCGACATCCTGGGGTCCGAGGTGCTGGAGGTGGACGACTCCGGCCGCCGCTCCTTCCGCTTCATCGAGGGGCCGGTCTTCTGCCAGCTTCTCATGGCCGACGAAATCAACCGCGCCAGCCCGCGCACCCAGTCGGCCCTGCTTCAGGCCATGCAGGAACACCGCGTGACGGTCAGCGGCCAGCCGCGTGAGCTGCCCACGCCCTTCCACGTGCTGGCGACCCAGAACCCTCTGGAGCAGGAAGGCACCTACCCGCTTCCCGAGGCGCAGCTCGACCGGTTCTTCATGGAGATCGACGTCGATCATCCTGACCTCGACGCCGAGCGGCGCATGCTGATCGAGACCACCGGCTCGAAGCAGACCGGCGCGCGCCAGATCATGTCCGCCGAGGAGTTGATCGAGGCGCAGGGCCTGGTGCGCCGCGTGCCGGTGGGCGACAAGGTGGTCGAGGCGATCCTCTCCATCGTGCGCTCCGGCCGGCCCGAGCACAGCGAGCTTTCGGAGATTCAGAACCAGGTGGCCTGGGGCCCCGGTCCGCGCGCCAGTCAGGCGCTGATGCTGGCGGTGCGCGCCCGCGCCGTCATTGAGGGCCGCTTTGCGCCTTCCATCGACGATGTGGTCAACCTCGCCGCCCCGGTGCTGCGCCACCGCATGGCCCTGACCTTCGCGGCCCGCGCCGAGGGCGTGACCATCGACGACGTGATCGAGCGTCTGACCGCCCCGCACGCCTGA
- a CDS encoding 50S ribosomal protein L11 methyltransferase, which translates to MKPADPRRFIEDNTAIESPFLLPELRLHLASEITPLWEASEAALAEKGVPPPFWAFAWAGGQALARYLLDHPEAVRGKTVLDFASGSGLSAIAAAKAGAKRVIANEIDAFAVEAIRLNAELNGVELEIEERDLVGESDPAWQVVIAGDVCYEKTPSERFMLWLRGLAAEGREVLMGDPLRTYLPRSGLERVIAYSVKTTREIEDTDLRNAVVWRVSPEG; encoded by the coding sequence GTGAAGCCTGCCGATCCCCGGCGCTTCATCGAGGACAACACGGCGATAGAGAGCCCGTTTCTGCTGCCCGAGCTGCGCTTGCATCTGGCGAGCGAGATCACGCCGCTTTGGGAGGCGAGCGAGGCGGCGCTGGCGGAAAAGGGCGTGCCGCCGCCGTTCTGGGCCTTCGCCTGGGCCGGCGGGCAGGCGCTGGCGCGCTACCTCTTGGATCATCCGGAAGCCGTGCGCGGCAAGACCGTGCTGGACTTCGCGTCCGGCTCCGGCCTCTCCGCCATCGCGGCTGCCAAGGCGGGCGCCAAACGGGTGATCGCCAACGAGATCGACGCCTTCGCGGTCGAGGCGATCCGGTTGAACGCAGAGCTGAACGGCGTCGAACTGGAGATTGAGGAGCGCGACCTCGTGGGCGAGAGCGACCCGGCCTGGCAGGTCGTGATCGCGGGCGACGTCTGCTATGAGAAAACCCCGTCTGAGCGTTTCATGCTCTGGCTGCGCGGTTTGGCCGCCGAGGGGCGGGAGGTCCTGATGGGCGATCCCTTGCGGACATATCTGCCGCGCAGCGGCCTGGAGCGGGTCATCGCCTATTCGGTGAAGACGACGCGCGAGATCGAAGACACCGATCTGCGCAACGCGGTGGTCTGGCGGGTTTCGCCGGAGGGCTGA
- a CDS encoding glutamate--cysteine ligase, which translates to MSAPPQSKGEPITSKAQLVEYLEAGCKPAEQWRIGTEHEKFAYCLESFRRLPYEGERSIRAVLEGLRDSFGWTPIEEEGKVIALQKDACNITLEPGGQLELSGAPLENLHLTCAEVNDHLDQARQVAQPLKIGMVGLGFDPKWKREEIPWMPKGRYGIMQRYMPTKGSLGLDMMLRTCTVQVNLDFASEADMVKKFRTSLALQPVATALFANSPFTEGKPNGFTSYRSHIWTDTDPDRCGILPFVFEEGMGFERYVDYILDVPMYFVYREGKYLDVAGQSFRDFMDAKLPGLPGETPTMSDWADHLTTVFPEVRLKRFLEMRGADGGPWKSLCALPALWVGLLYDSASLDAAWDLVKDWTHEDHQKLRDETPRLGLQAQVAGRSLQDIALDVLKISSAGLAARDRMSHSGYDERQYLESLLRTAESGMTPAEEKLRAFETRWGGSVDPLFKEHAYY; encoded by the coding sequence ATGTCCGCACCGCCGCAGTCGAAGGGTGAGCCCATCACGAGCAAGGCCCAGCTCGTCGAGTACCTTGAAGCGGGCTGCAAGCCCGCCGAGCAATGGCGCATCGGCACCGAGCATGAGAAGTTCGCCTACTGCCTGGAGTCCTTCCGCCGCCTGCCCTACGAGGGCGAGCGCTCGATCCGCGCCGTCCTGGAAGGCCTACGCGACTCCTTCGGTTGGACGCCCATCGAGGAGGAGGGCAAGGTCATCGCCCTCCAGAAGGACGCCTGCAACATCACGCTGGAGCCGGGCGGCCAGTTGGAGCTTTCCGGCGCGCCGCTGGAGAACCTTCACCTGACCTGCGCGGAGGTGAACGACCATCTGGATCAGGCGCGGCAGGTGGCCCAGCCGCTCAAGATCGGAATGGTCGGGCTCGGCTTCGACCCCAAGTGGAAGCGCGAGGAGATTCCCTGGATGCCCAAGGGGCGCTACGGCATCATGCAGCGCTACATGCCGACCAAGGGCAGTCTCGGCCTGGACATGATGCTGCGCACCTGCACCGTGCAGGTGAACCTGGACTTCGCCAGCGAAGCCGACATGGTGAAGAAGTTCCGAACCTCGCTGGCCCTGCAGCCCGTGGCGACGGCGCTCTTCGCCAACTCGCCCTTCACCGAGGGCAAGCCCAACGGCTTCACCTCCTACCGCAGTCATATCTGGACAGACACCGACCCGGACCGCTGCGGCATCCTGCCCTTCGTGTTCGAGGAAGGCATGGGCTTCGAGCGCTACGTCGACTACATCCTCGACGTCCCCATGTACTTCGTCTACCGGGAGGGCAAGTACCTGGACGTCGCGGGCCAGTCCTTCCGCGATTTCATGGACGCAAAGCTGCCCGGGCTGCCCGGCGAGACCCCGACCATGAGCGATTGGGCGGATCACCTGACCACGGTCTTCCCCGAGGTGCGGCTGAAGCGTTTCCTGGAGATGCGCGGCGCCGACGGCGGGCCCTGGAAGTCGCTCTGCGCCCTGCCCGCGCTCTGGGTCGGGCTGCTCTACGACAGCGCCAGCCTGGACGCGGCCTGGGACCTGGTGAAGGACTGGACCCACGAGGATCATCAGAAGCTGCGCGACGAGACGCCGCGCCTCGGCCTCCAGGCGCAGGTCGCGGGCCGGAGCCTTCAGGACATCGCGCTCGACGTGCTGAAGATCTCCAGTGCCGGACTGGCCGCGCGCGACCGCATGAGCCACTCCGGCTACGACGAGCGCCAGTATCTGGAAAGCCTGCTGCGCACGGCGGAAAGCGGCATGACGCCGGCGGAGGAGAAGCTGCGCGCCTTCGAGACCCGCTGGGGCGGCTCGGTCGACCCGCTGTTCAAGGAACACGCCTACTACTGA
- a CDS encoding BatA domain-containing protein → MLDLGLIAFAQPALLFALIALPALWLLLRLTPPAPKSQSFPALRLLFGLHPREETPARTPWWILLLRLAIAALLILASAQPLLNPTARMSGSGPLVLVIDDGWAAAPRWQDRQEAWGALLEQAERQNRAVVLASTAPAQDGAAPFFSDLLSPGEAAERLATLEPKPWPSERGALVTAARNLSLEGSAQVVWLSDGLAHPADEELARTLQRLGSLTVLSHAPGGLAKLLLPPERGSAELSTELRRAESELPEIVAVDAFAEDGRFLGRAEARFEPGATEAQARFNLPLELRNEAVRLAVSGAGGGGAGAVALLDDRWRRRPVGLYAADGVEAERPLLGELFFLERALAPFTELRRGSIQDLLSRDLSVLVLADVGRLTPDERQRIEDWMERGGLLLRFAGPRLTAAVPPPGSQEDPLLLPVRLRQGDRVLTGSLSWDQDSGLAPFAPDSPLARAGTS, encoded by the coding sequence ATGCTGGATCTGGGCCTTATCGCCTTCGCCCAGCCGGCGCTGCTCTTTGCGCTGATCGCGCTGCCGGCCCTGTGGCTCTTGTTGAGGCTGACGCCGCCCGCGCCCAAGAGCCAAAGCTTCCCCGCGCTTCGGCTTCTCTTCGGCCTGCATCCGCGAGAGGAGACACCGGCGCGCACGCCCTGGTGGATCCTGCTCTTGCGCCTTGCCATCGCCGCCTTGTTGATCCTGGCTTCCGCGCAGCCGCTGCTCAATCCCACGGCGCGCATGTCGGGCAGCGGTCCGCTGGTGCTGGTGATCGACGACGGCTGGGCCGCCGCCCCGCGCTGGCAGGACCGGCAGGAGGCCTGGGGCGCGCTGCTCGAACAGGCCGAGCGGCAGAATCGCGCCGTGGTGCTGGCGTCCACTGCGCCCGCGCAGGATGGCGCAGCACCCTTCTTCTCCGATCTGCTGTCGCCCGGTGAGGCGGCCGAGCGCCTCGCCACGCTGGAGCCCAAGCCCTGGCCCAGCGAGCGCGGCGCGCTGGTGACGGCGGCGCGCAACCTTAGCCTTGAAGGCTCTGCGCAGGTGGTCTGGCTCTCCGACGGCCTCGCCCATCCCGCCGACGAGGAGTTGGCCAGGACGCTCCAGCGGCTTGGCTCGCTCACCGTGCTGAGCCACGCGCCGGGCGGGCTCGCCAAGCTGCTTCTGCCGCCCGAGCGCGGCAGTGCGGAGCTTTCAACGGAGTTGCGCCGCGCCGAGAGCGAACTGCCCGAGATCGTGGCGGTCGACGCCTTCGCGGAGGACGGGCGCTTCCTCGGCCGCGCGGAAGCCCGCTTCGAACCCGGCGCCACGGAGGCGCAAGCCCGCTTCAACCTGCCGCTTGAGCTGCGCAACGAAGCGGTCCGTCTGGCCGTCTCCGGCGCGGGCGGCGGCGGAGCGGGTGCGGTGGCGCTGCTCGACGACCGCTGGCGGCGGCGGCCCGTGGGACTCTACGCAGCCGACGGCGTCGAAGCCGAGCGTCCCCTGCTGGGCGAGCTCTTCTTCCTGGAACGGGCGCTCGCGCCCTTCACCGAGCTGCGGCGCGGTTCCATCCAGGACCTGCTGTCGCGCGACCTCTCCGTTCTGGTGTTGGCCGACGTGGGCCGCCTGACCCCCGATGAGCGCCAGCGGATCGAGGACTGGATGGAGCGCGGCGGCCTGCTTCTGCGCTTCGCCGGGCCGCGGCTGACCGCGGCGGTGCCGCCGCCGGGCAGCCAGGAGGATCCGCTCCTGCTTCCCGTGCGCCTGCGTCAAGGCGACCGGGTGCTGACCGGCAGCCTTTCCTGGGACCAGGACAGCGGTCTTGCGCCCTTCGCCCCGGACTCGCCCTTGGCGAGGGCTGGAACGTCCTGA
- a CDS encoding 16S rRNA (uracil(1498)-N(3))-methyltransferase produces MSESPQEKKIATRLFVEEPLTQGAKIGLDHARAHFLRSVLRLGQDARLAVFNGRDGEWLARIEGLGKGWASLEVLEQRRPQIPEPDLWLAFAPIKRGRIDFLAEKAAEIGCSRLLPVITRFTDVSRVNTERLAANAREAAEQCERLTVPEVAEPIKFANLAETWPAERRLILCAEFGPARPIAEALSEIGETPGPLGVMTGPEGGFARSELDALVELPFVTPVNLGPRILRADTAALAALALAQALCGDWRDRPDIRVAPAS; encoded by the coding sequence ATGTCTGAAAGCCCGCAGGAAAAGAAGATCGCAACGCGGCTTTTCGTGGAGGAGCCGCTGACCCAGGGGGCGAAGATCGGCCTGGATCACGCCCGCGCGCACTTCCTGCGCTCGGTGCTTCGGCTCGGTCAGGACGCGCGGCTCGCGGTCTTCAATGGGCGCGACGGGGAATGGCTGGCCCGCATCGAGGGTCTGGGCAAGGGCTGGGCCTCGCTGGAGGTTCTGGAGCAACGCCGCCCGCAGATACCCGAACCCGACCTCTGGCTCGCCTTCGCGCCGATCAAGCGCGGGCGCATCGACTTCCTGGCCGAGAAGGCGGCCGAGATCGGCTGCTCGCGCCTGCTGCCGGTCATCACCCGCTTCACCGACGTCAGCCGGGTCAACACAGAACGCCTGGCCGCCAACGCCCGCGAGGCCGCCGAGCAGTGCGAGCGCCTGACCGTGCCGGAGGTGGCCGAGCCCATCAAGTTCGCGAATCTCGCCGAGACCTGGCCCGCCGAGCGGCGCTTGATCCTCTGCGCGGAGTTCGGCCCGGCGCGCCCCATCGCCGAAGCCCTGAGCGAGATCGGCGAGACGCCCGGCCCCTTGGGCGTGATGACCGGGCCTGAGGGTGGCTTCGCCCGCTCCGAGCTTGACGCGCTGGTTGAACTCCCCTTTGTTACGCCTGTGAATCTGGGCCCCCGGATTCTCAGGGCCGACACCGCCGCGCTCGCAGCGCTCGCGCTCGCCCAGGCGCTCTGCGGCGATTGGCGCGACCGGCCCGACATCAGGGTTGCGCCGGCCTCCTAG
- the ubiA gene encoding 4-hydroxybenzoate octaprenyltransferase, translating to MSLQKGTSGSGPLYLGVSRADASDTRRDHWAFRLTPESWHPYLLLMRFDRPIGSWLLLWPGWWAITLACLHQGRAPDLRLLLLFGLGAVLMRGAGCVVNDLWDRDIDAKVARTATRPLASGRIRARHALLFLIGLLSVSFLILLQLSPTAIWLGVASLALVAAYPFMKRVTYWPQAFLGLTFNWGALMGWAAVTDSLALPALLLYLGGLCWTLGYDTIYAYQDRDDDLLIGVKSSALRLGEGSRPWLFGFYGLALALFAAAALTVGVGPLFWLGWLAAAAQAAWQVGTMNSDRPRNCLTRFQSNKVFGLLLWLGFLGGLL from the coding sequence ATGAGCCTTCAGAAGGGAACAAGCGGAAGCGGTCCGCTCTATCTTGGCGTGAGCCGCGCCGACGCCAGCGACACGCGCCGCGACCACTGGGCCTTCCGTCTGACGCCGGAGAGCTGGCACCCCTATCTGCTGCTGATGCGCTTCGATCGGCCGATCGGAAGCTGGTTGCTGCTCTGGCCCGGCTGGTGGGCCATCACGCTGGCCTGTCTCCATCAGGGCCGGGCTCCCGACCTTCGGCTGCTGCTGCTCTTCGGGCTCGGCGCGGTCCTGATGCGCGGGGCGGGCTGCGTGGTCAACGACCTCTGGGACCGGGACATCGACGCCAAGGTGGCGCGCACCGCAACGCGGCCGCTGGCCAGCGGCAGGATCCGCGCCCGCCACGCGCTGCTGTTCCTGATCGGGCTGCTTTCGGTTTCCTTCCTGATCCTGCTGCAGTTGTCGCCCACGGCGATCTGGCTGGGCGTGGCCTCGCTGGCGCTGGTCGCGGCATATCCCTTCATGAAGCGCGTCACCTACTGGCCGCAGGCCTTCCTGGGGCTGACCTTCAACTGGGGCGCGCTGATGGGCTGGGCGGCGGTGACCGACTCTCTCGCACTGCCCGCCCTGCTGCTCTATCTGGGCGGCCTCTGCTGGACGCTCGGGTACGACACGATCTACGCCTATCAGGACCGCGACGACGACCTCTTGATCGGCGTGAAGTCCTCGGCGCTGCGCCTGGGCGAGGGCTCGCGGCCCTGGCTCTTCGGTTTCTACGGGCTGGCCCTGGCGCTCTTCGCCGCGGCGGCCCTGACGGTCGGTGTGGGGCCGCTCTTTTGGCTCGGCTGGCTGGCGGCGGCGGCGCAGGCCGCCTGGCAGGTCGGCACCATGAACAGCGACCGGCCGCGCAACTGCCTGACCCGTTTCCAGTCGAACAAGGTCTTCGGACTGCTGCTCTGGCTGGGATTTTTGGGAGGCCTGCTGTGA
- a CDS encoding DUF58 domain-containing protein encodes MSNPASHRHQTRAALALRQQGEQRAARLPALLLSAERVANTVAQGVHGRRRVGQGETFWQFRQYETGDPLQQIDWRQSAKGDRIFVRELEWEAAQSAWIWVDPSPSMAWRSGEALPAKLERARVIAMALAILMVRAGERVALLGSDQPPRSGRGALASLAARLSDLSTSDAPDAGLPPLRHLPRHAQLILVSDFLEDPAALEARLRHFLTAGLRGHLVQVLDPAELALPYKGRLRFDGLEGEESWLLSRVESVRDDYLDRVERLQAALRDFAASVGWGYSLHITERPAEPTLLALHQALSVTALENR; translated from the coding sequence GTGAGCAACCCCGCGTCCCATAGGCACCAGACCCGCGCCGCGCTGGCCCTGCGCCAGCAGGGCGAGCAGCGGGCCGCGCGGCTGCCCGCGCTGCTGCTGTCCGCGGAGCGGGTCGCCAACACCGTGGCCCAGGGCGTCCACGGGCGGCGGCGCGTCGGCCAGGGCGAGACCTTCTGGCAGTTCCGGCAGTACGAGACCGGCGACCCCCTGCAGCAGATCGACTGGCGGCAGTCGGCCAAGGGTGACCGGATCTTCGTGCGCGAGCTGGAGTGGGAGGCCGCGCAGTCGGCCTGGATCTGGGTGGATCCTTCACCCTCCATGGCCTGGCGCTCGGGCGAGGCCCTGCCGGCGAAGCTGGAACGCGCGCGGGTGATCGCCATGGCTCTGGCGATCCTGATGGTCCGCGCGGGCGAGCGGGTCGCACTGCTCGGCAGCGACCAGCCGCCGAGGAGCGGGCGCGGTGCGCTCGCCAGCCTCGCGGCCCGTCTTTCCGACCTCTCGACAAGCGATGCGCCCGACGCCGGGCTGCCGCCGCTGCGCCACCTGCCGCGCCACGCCCAACTGATCCTGGTGAGCGATTTCCTGGAGGACCCGGCAGCGCTGGAGGCTCGGCTGCGCCACTTCCTGACCGCCGGGCTGCGCGGCCATCTTGTGCAGGTCCTGGACCCGGCCGAACTCGCCCTGCCCTACAAGGGCCGTTTGCGCTTCGACGGGCTTGAGGGCGAGGAAAGCTGGCTGCTCTCGCGGGTCGAATCCGTGCGCGACGACTATCTCGACCGGGTCGAGCGCCTGCAGGCGGCGTTGCGCGACTTCGCCGCCTCGGTCGGCTGGGGCTACAGCCTCCACATCACGGAGCGCCCAGCCGAGCCGACCCTGCTCGCCCTGCATCAGGCGCTTTCCGTCACAGCGCTGGAGAACCGCTGA
- a CDS encoding CoA pyrophosphatase has protein sequence MISAEDILARLQAPRKTARRASPMSAEEQALLAERPRGDHDLNPEFFDPARSLTPAAVLVPLVLREQEPSILLTQRTDHLRDHAGQISFPGGRLEECDAHAEACALRETEEEIGLHPRHIELLGRLDVYLTRTGFEVTPVVGLVRPPFDLELDSFEVASVFEAPLSFFLNPENRRLHSRVWQGKERHFYVYPYQEHFIWGATAGMLSNLAEILGDPLDPGA, from the coding sequence ATGATCTCAGCCGAGGACATCCTGGCGCGCCTCCAGGCGCCGCGTAAGACCGCGCGCCGCGCATCGCCCATGAGCGCCGAGGAACAGGCCCTGCTGGCCGAGCGCCCGAGGGGCGACCACGACCTCAACCCCGAGTTCTTCGATCCGGCGCGCAGCCTGACGCCCGCCGCCGTGCTGGTGCCGTTGGTGCTGCGCGAACAGGAACCGTCGATCCTCTTGACCCAACGCACCGACCATCTGCGCGACCACGCCGGCCAGATATCCTTCCCGGGCGGCCGCCTGGAGGAGTGCGACGCCCATGCAGAGGCCTGCGCCCTGCGCGAGACCGAGGAGGAGATCGGGCTGCATCCCCGCCATATCGAGCTTTTGGGCCGCCTCGACGTCTATCTGACCCGCACGGGGTTCGAGGTGACGCCGGTCGTCGGTCTGGTGCGTCCGCCCTTCGATCTGGAGCTGGACAGCTTCGAGGTGGCTTCGGTCTTCGAGGCGCCCTTGAGCTTTTTTCTGAACCCGGAGAACAGACGGCTCCACAGCCGCGTCTGGCAGGGTAAGGAGCGGCACTTTTATGTCTATCCCTACCAAGAGCACTTCATCTGGGGCGCCACGGCGGGCATGCTCTCCAATCTGGCCGAGATTCTGGGCGATCCGCTCGATCCCGGCGCGTGA
- a CDS encoding CCA tRNA nucleotidyltransferase produces MQPVETVELKDWMTGSAVTAVLAALAAGGAEARFVGGCVRDSLASRPIRDIDIATPARPERVVELIEAAGLKAVPTGLDHGTVTAVAEHQPFEITSLREDIETDGRRAKVAFTDDWEADAARRDFTFNALSLAPDGRLYDPFEGRVDLTAGRVRFVGDPVARIREDYLRILRFFRFQAHYGREEPDRETLEAIRAEAAGIDGLSGERLRVEMLKLLAAADPYPALAAMRDSGALARVLPQADLTALACLLGLEPRPDPLLRLAALLPADEAALRATAQRLRLSNAERDRLLTLSAPGLALTLKSSREDLRLGAYRLGRESLEDILLLSAARTAAEGADLKEALTRLGGWTAPRFPLQGRDLLELGCEPGPALGRTLKALEDWWIAEDYAPDREACLEEAKRRLSRR; encoded by the coding sequence ATGCAGCCGGTCGAGACCGTCGAACTGAAGGACTGGATGACGGGCAGCGCCGTCACGGCCGTGCTGGCCGCCCTGGCCGCAGGCGGGGCCGAGGCGCGCTTCGTCGGCGGCTGCGTGCGCGATTCCCTGGCCAGCAGACCGATCCGCGATATCGACATCGCCACCCCGGCCCGGCCCGAACGCGTCGTGGAGCTGATCGAGGCTGCTGGCCTGAAGGCCGTGCCGACCGGTCTCGACCACGGCACCGTCACCGCGGTCGCGGAGCACCAGCCCTTCGAGATCACCAGCCTGCGCGAGGACATAGAGACCGACGGGCGGCGGGCCAAGGTCGCCTTCACCGACGATTGGGAGGCCGACGCCGCGCGCCGCGACTTTACCTTCAACGCCCTTTCCCTGGCGCCCGACGGGCGGCTCTACGATCCCTTCGAGGGGCGCGTTGACCTGACGGCGGGGCGAGTGCGCTTCGTCGGCGATCCCGTGGCGCGCATCCGTGAGGACTACTTGCGCATCCTGCGTTTCTTCCGCTTCCAGGCGCACTACGGCAGGGAGGAACCCGACCGGGAGACCTTGGAGGCGATCCGGGCCGAGGCGGCGGGCATCGACGGGCTGTCCGGCGAGCGCCTGCGGGTCGAGATGCTGAAGCTGCTGGCGGCGGCGGATCCCTATCCCGCGCTGGCGGCCATGCGCGACAGCGGTGCGCTGGCCCGGGTGCTGCCCCAGGCCGATCTGACGGCGCTCGCTTGCTTGCTGGGGCTGGAGCCCAGGCCCGATCCCCTTCTGAGGCTCGCCGCCCTCCTGCCTGCCGACGAGGCGGCGCTGCGCGCCACGGCTCAGCGCCTGCGCCTCTCCAACGCCGAACGCGACCGTCTGCTGACGCTCTCGGCGCCGGGTCTGGCACTCACCTTGAAGAGTTCGCGCGAAGACCTGCGTCTGGGCGCCTACCGCCTGGGGCGGGAGAGCCTGGAGGATATCCTGCTTCTCTCCGCCGCGCGCACGGCGGCCGAGGGCGCGGACCTCAAGGAAGCCTTGACGCGTCTGGGCGGTTGGACCGCCCCGCGGTTTCCCTTGCAGGGGCGCGACCTCTTGGAGCTCGGGTGCGAGCCCGGCCCCGCCTTGGGACGGACCCTGAAGGCCCTGGAAGACTGGTGGATCGCAGAGGACTACGCGCCGGACCGCGAGGCTTGCCTCGAAGAGGCGAAGCGCAGACTGAGCCGGAGGTAA
- a CDS encoding YqgE/AlgH family protein, translating into MESPTDSDLTGQMLIAMPTMADPRFERSLVFLCAHNEDGAMGLVVNRAVEEISFAEMLEQLQIEQLSPAEDIQVQYGGPVETSRGFVLHSADYLHDGSLQVTEQVALTATLQVLRDIAEHQGPRHKMLALGYAGWGPGQLDTEIQENAWLTVDPDEELLFGGELEGKWGRALKKLGIDPSMLSAAAGHA; encoded by the coding sequence ATGGAAAGCCCCACGGACAGCGACCTGACAGGCCAGATGCTCATCGCCATGCCGACCATGGCCGATCCGCGCTTTGAGCGCAGCCTGGTCTTCCTTTGCGCCCACAACGAGGACGGGGCCATGGGCCTGGTGGTGAACCGGGCGGTGGAGGAGATTTCCTTTGCCGAGATGCTGGAGCAGCTACAGATCGAGCAGCTCTCCCCCGCCGAGGATATTCAGGTCCAGTACGGCGGCCCGGTGGAAACCAGCCGGGGTTTCGTGCTGCATTCCGCCGACTACCTGCACGACGGCTCGCTGCAAGTGACCGAGCAGGTGGCCCTGACGGCCACGCTTCAGGTGCTGCGCGACATCGCGGAGCACCAGGGACCGCGCCACAAGATGCTGGCGCTGGGCTACGCCGGGTGGGGACCCGGACAGCTCGACACGGAAATCCAGGAGAACGCCTGGCTGACCGTCGATCCGGACGAGGAATTGCTGTTCGGCGGCGAGTTGGAGGGCAAGTGGGGCCGGGCGCTCAAGAAGTTGGGTATCGACCCTTCCATGCTGTCCGCGGCGGCCGGCCACGCCTGA
- a CDS encoding DUF1285 domain-containing protein: MTDEGTRNETAAGARPLMFDGDIDMRIARDGTWYYQGTPIKRERLVRLFASVLMRDENGDFFLKTPVERARIEVEDAPFVAVEMMREGEGRSQTLTFRSNLDETAAAGADHPLRVAEDPESGEPSPYVEIRDGLEALLTRSVYYDLAELAEPADEDPDCLGVWSGGLFFPLGPAR; encoded by the coding sequence ATGACGGACGAGGGAACGAGAAACGAGACTGCGGCGGGCGCTCGCCCGCTGATGTTCGATGGAGACATCGACATGCGAATCGCGCGGGACGGCACTTGGTATTATCAAGGAACGCCGATCAAGCGTGAGCGTCTGGTGCGTCTTTTCGCCAGCGTTCTGATGCGCGACGAGAACGGCGACTTTTTTCTGAAGACCCCCGTCGAGCGGGCCCGCATCGAGGTCGAGGACGCCCCTTTCGTGGCGGTGGAGATGATGCGCGAGGGCGAGGGGCGGAGCCAGACGCTGACCTTCCGCAGCAACCTTGATGAGACGGCGGCGGCGGGCGCGGATCATCCGCTGCGCGTCGCGGAAGACCCGGAGAGTGGCGAACCCAGCCCTTACGTGGAGATCCGCGACGGGCTGGAGGCGCTCTTGACCCGCTCGGTCTACTACGACTTGGCCGAGCTGGCCGAACCCGCCGACGAGGACCCCGATTGCCTGGGCGTTTGGAGCGGCGGGCTGTTCTTTCCGCTGGGGCCGGCGCGATGA